The nucleotide sequence AGGATTTAGTTCCATATAGGCGCTTTTATCTCAGCTTTAAATATGTAAGTCTTTTCGTCCCCTCCTTAAACTTATCCCAGTCCCAAAGAATTTTCCTTACCCTAGCATAATGTTTTCATATGTTTTAATTAGATTGTATCCTGCTTAACTATTCGCCACTTGAAAGTCACTTAAAAGTAAttcaattataaataaaacccATTGAGAGTGTAACGCATCTGCTTATTTCAGTTTTCAGCAAAAGTGGAAGGAAGAAAAAGTTAATTTCATTAAAGGACAAACTCTCCTCAGACTTCGAATAGCTTAACCCTGTTGGTTGTGTGAAACACACGGCCAGCAAAAGtgcattaaaaatgtattacaaAGTGCACGCAGAGGACATATCCTTCCCTTTCTTCCAAGGACCTTCaggtatggatgtagataagTGGCTCATGGAACATGCACACAAATGTAAGAAACTTGTCTCGTTTGTCTGCGATGTAACTACCATACCTCCTTAATCTGCTGGATACATGGGAATTTTACCACATATATTTTTCAACTAGTTGGGGTTTGAGCTAGAGAGAATGCAAATAAATcgatatttcatattttatcAATAATATGTTCAACTGCCAACTTGCCGTGTATTCAAGATACATATTGTATATATACCCTTTTAATAAAAGTCTACTATAATTAGtaatgaaacaaattaaagaaTATGAGACATTCACAAGCTTTTATTCAACAGAATTCCTTGCTTCGTTTTAAAACGACAGAATTTGATTTGCTTTCTAAAAGGGTCTGTTTACTTAGCATGCCTTAGGCGATATGGCATTTACTTAGCTCCAACTTAGCTCGTATCTAAAAACTGATAAACCTATTTTAGTGCAGAAATAGGAAAGCAGAAAGCAGAAGGACAAGTCTCCAAAGGATTCACAGGAAACTGTTAAGAAGTATGGCAAACGGAAGGAAATAAACAATCTCATATCTGGAGAATGGTTTGAGAACATCTCGTAAATTTTCCTGGCCTGCAGGCCATCAGCTGGATAACTCATAAGAGAGACAATATATGGCGATCATAATCAACGTCTTTGGCACTTTATTGACAAACTAATAAAAACCCCGAGAGTCAGGAAATCCTAGTTGAAAGGATGTCCAACGAGAGACGAATAGATACTCGTAGATGGTAGCAAACGATTTATTAAAATCCCTGTACATGGCATACATAATAAAAAGCCACCAAAACAGGAGACCCTTGCTGACCGTTGATGTGATGAGTAATTTGCTTTTAGTTCTAACCAGTTACACTACAAAAAAAGATTTGTTCTTGTGCGAAACACTTTTAAGATTTATAGTATCTACctattttttggtattttttattttatctttaCCTCTgcaatattattaatattttattatatctGAGAATGTTTTGCCAATCGTCCTTATACACTATTTTTTTAACTGCATAAACCCGTCCAGAAAACGAATAGTTGCAGGACACGGAAATTAGTGCGGAAGCGCTTACTACGCTTAGCAATCTGTCAAAAAGCCAAAATGTAATAAATGAAACCCGCATGCCAGTGGGGTTGGGGTGTCTGGGGGCCATCAACATAATTCATACGACATGCCATGGCAGGACAAAAGGCTGACCGTCCAAGGACAAAGGCGCCAACTGGGGCTGGGCTGTCTTTTATGGCAGCAGATGCACCATATTTCATTACACGTTGATAAGTGGTCATTTGTCCAGGACCAAACACGGTCGGCAAATGGCTGAAACTCCGAGAGAAGTTGGTTTCCTGCATGCCAACAGGCATTTCATAATAATTTTAACAACCTTTTTACGCAAACCTGCAGCCAGGACTCCTTTGATTAAATACGAAAAACATGGATAGTTGGAGGTCCGACTTGGCATTTAAGCCCCGTTTAGTCGCTCCGGAAGTACATGTGCTTTCAAGTTACCGCACATTATACAATGACTTTTTATTCATATGTTTGTTAATTTATGCACGATTTGTTGCCTGCTTGCACTTGAATTTGGTGAATAATAAAAGATTCATCgttagtatttatttaaaaatgagTTGATTGTGTTTTAATTGGTTCCGTACGTTTACAAAGTTAACAGACTGGTCTGTCtttaatattctttaaaaAGCGTTGAtgtattattaataaattggTGGTTACAGAAAATACATTTGATTAATTTGTAATGTCTTTCAACAAGCAACACATTGCAAAATGCCGTTGTGCAGAATAAAGAAATCTGGCATGACTTAAACAGCTGACCATTACAATACAGCTGTAGTTACATTTGTAGGGTTTCAACAAATTATATCAGTTTCGACTCTTGAAAACATTTATAACTCCCTCCTCGCGTACCTATCTTTATCTAAATGGtttatttatgaaaaaattacaaattaaaGCTCTGAAAAAAATCATAGACGTATCTAAACATAGTTTTGCGTTAAGAACAACGTTTTATGTTTCATCTTCAGTTGTTTCACACAGCTTATAATCCCTCCACAAAGAGTCCATCCGTGGGACACAAATGGGGCTTTGAAAAAAAAGAAGCACCGATTACATCCACCATCCGCTATCCATAACAGCTGATGCGGAGAGCAGTTGCTCAACGAAGACAGATTTCAACTCGACAAAACTATTgtgatattaatttttattgaacttatttaataaaatagcGTAGGACTTTAGTTTAACCACCTATCTATCTGAACTATTAAAGTAAGTCCTTCATCATACTTTCAGACAAATTGCTAAATGTGGGAGTGCTTTAACTCCCGTTTTGGGACGTTTCAGGCtaggaaatttttaaattgcgATTTGTAAACAAGTTACAATTCGGTTGCtttggtaatatttttttaggaGTATATATTTCAGCTAACTTGGTCCACACATATAACTTATAGTTGCGATTTCGTTTACCTTAACAAGTAAATTATAATTTCATAGAGGCCAAAAATCTATGcgtttcaatattttttattctttaCCGGCATTggtttgttttcattttcgtAAGGAGAAGAACTACAATTTTCAAGAAGAAGAATTAAGGGCTGAATTGAACAACAATGGCAAAATattgcaatatcatttaaaaCTGGATGGCGGACTGACTGGGAAATTTTTGAAACGGTGAAGAGCTATAgctaaaaattatttaagtatCCTAGTATTAAGGAACAAAAGACCTCTATTcccgaaaaaaaataaaaaactcaCATTTTTGCCATCCCTAGATGCGAATGCATATGTTAAATCAAACATCCCTAGTGTGGACAGAGCCTAATGCATAACCAATTATTGTCGACGTTGATTTTCGATAATATGTGTGTTGATTCATTTCAGAGTTCCTATTTTCTCACACCACTGCAATCGATAGGCCTTGAAGTTCTATTAATCGACTATTTTCGTTCCTTAAAGTTTGGCGTGCTTAATTATTGCAAAATGAGCGCCAAGAAAAGTATTCTTGATTTGCCTGCAAAAGTTCTAGGCTTAATATACGGAGAACTTACTCTCCATGCAAAACTGCAGTTGGCACAGGTGCACAAAGTCCTGCGAGAAGCATTTATCCTCTACTTCGACGGACGATTTCACCGCATAAATGTCGGGGACTTGCCCTATGAAGCGTGGGCCGTAATATTGGAGATGTGCGGTCCAGGTGTCTGTGAACTCATTTGTGATGGCTTGAAGGCAGGAGATCCCCGAGTGGATTTGATTCGAAAGTATTGCGACAACTTGCGATACATGGAGGTGTCATCATCAGCTGATTCTGGTTGCGGACCTGCCAAGGAGCTACTCTTCCAACACAAAGAACTCCTTTCGCTCTTTTTGTGCGTTCCCGATCCGGCCGAAGTCCTTGAATTAATGGTAGATCTTCCAAATATAACGGAGATGTCGCTAAACATGTTTTCTGCAAAAGGACGTAAGTTATCAAAAGTTTAAGCCACAGAGAGTATaccataaatttaattttcatatGCAACTAACTTTAGTTCAGCGTAAGTCAATatctatttataaataaataataattattgtaGATAGTAGTTTATTTGCTAGTaaattaaaactttaataattattgaaagtaatttttaattaatcaTATTAGAATGTAGAAGTTGTTCTGAATAAAGATGaaattacaattttttctTGGTATCCTGATATAAACTAAAGCACAATTTTCCTCttctatttatatttttctattATAGTTCCCCAACTACAAAGACTGGTTCATTTGACAAGTTTGCATTTGATCAGTATCAGCTCTGATGACCTCATTTGCCTGTTTGATTTCTGTACAACATTAAAAAAACTTCGTAACTTGACCTTGAATAACTTTAAAATTCAATGTCATGGTAAAGGGGATATGCCTGCCTCTATAAGGGCTCTTGAATTACTTGGGTGCGAAGTCTTTCCCGAACTTCCCTACTTTCCAAGACTTCAGTCATTATCCATTATAAAAACTAGTTGGTCAAAAGGAAATTTCTGCAAGTTCGTTTCTGCACACAGTAATACACTTAGGCTCTTGAAATTTTGTGCCAAGCGAGAGTTGCAAGTAGACGAGTTCCTCAAGATTCTCAGTCGCGCAAGAAATTTGATAAGATTGAACGTGGTAGTTCGTAAGGACGACATTATTACTGCTGATTTCGTTGCGAACTTTATTAAAATCATTAAGGATAATGGCGTTGCCACCTCAAGTCGTCCATTGAATATGAGGATAACTAAATGCCAATTTAATGAGATAAATCGGTTGGTAAGTGTTTACTATTTTACAAATTcgttatattataatatatactTTTATTATGGCTTTCAGTTTAATGAATCACCAGGCTCTGAAATCATACGTTTGGGTTGGCTTGATTTCCCGGACATAATTCGTGATTAAGGGAAGAGATCCAATTTTATCGATGTCACTTTCCAGTTTGAAACACATAAGAAAATATGAACTTTAAATCAAATATTGTTTTtcgtttaaaaaaataaataagtttaaaaaacttccccatatataaaattaatattttctgCTCTATAAATAGATATTGCTTGATATATATCCGGTAAAAAGAAGTGGTTCCAACCACATTAAAAAGTATTACaactatttttgttttttaagacttcagaattttaaattgtattttatacGGTTGGGAAGACTTTTTTAATAGATGGTATATAAGGTTTTGGCTCCTTAAAGGTTTCTCATCCAAATATGACCCACTTTTTTATACGATAGCTCGGCGATGTTTCTGCAACTCGAAATTCGTCTTGGCATTGAATCCAATTGATTTTTAGctaatatacaatttttttttagtttgggGTTAGCGGTAGTACCCTCTTCCCACAGATATCCATTTACCATCCGTTGAACAGATGGTCGATAAGGTTTTGCCGTTCCGAAAAATTCCCAGTTAGTCCGCCATCCAAATTTGACGAACTTTAGAAGCGTCTTTGCACAGGGATCCCCACCATCCGTTGAACAGATGGTCCAAAAGGGAACATTTGAAAATGGAAGACGCAGAAGCAACATGTTTGGTTTGATTAGCCAGATCAGCTGTTATCAGACGGAAGATTGTGTATGTGCtctgtcgaaatccgagtttcatatttaataaaaatcttaACCATTTCGAACCGATGGGAAGAGGGTACAATATGCAATAGACTTTTCGAAGTTTCACATTTGTCAAAAATCTCATCTGTTTTACATGGATGGACTGAGTAGAAGTAGACTAAATTTTACCTTTGTTT is from Drosophila suzukii chromosome 3, CBGP_Dsuzu_IsoJpt1.0, whole genome shotgun sequence and encodes:
- the LOC108019421 gene encoding uncharacterized protein; the encoded protein is MSAKKSILDLPAKVLGLIYGELTLHAKLQLAQVHKVLREAFILYFDGRFHRINVGDLPYEAWAVILEMCGPGVCELICDGLKAGDPRVDLIRKYCDNLRYMEVSSSADSGCGPAKELLFQHKELLSLFLCVPDPAEVLELMVDLPNITEMSLNMFSAKGLPQLQRLVHLTSLHLISISSDDLICLFDFCTTLKKLRNLTLNNFKIQCHGKGDMPASIRALELLGCEVFPELPYFPRLQSLSIIKTSWSKGNFCKFVSAHSNTLRLLKFCAKRELQVDEFLKILSRARNLIRLNVVVRKDDIITADFVANFIKIIKDNGVATSSRPLNMRITKCQFNEINRLFNESPGSEIIRLGWLDFPDIIRD